The following are from one region of the Hyla sarda isolate aHylSar1 chromosome 6, aHylSar1.hap1, whole genome shotgun sequence genome:
- the LOC130277642 gene encoding protein spinster homolog 1-like, which produces MASPQDPLLKEEEEAMEDHSDMDVEKGDIPERQNLPSLSVMSAARSIITVVILAFVNLLIYANRSSVAGVLPYIQKAYDTNASLSGLLNTLFIGSYVLVAPIAGYLGDHCNKKYTVCAGVIVWLSMTLTLSFIPDGYFLLFLLTSGLVGAGEATFCTIAPSIIADLFTSDQRTRMLNVFYSVIPVGCGLGYIIGPKVTDAARGDWHWAFRVTPGLGLIAVALMILVTKELPRTTTNRKKNNKSQKFAKWATDLKKLFKNRSFMLTTMGSTAVSFIVGAIGVWGPSYLTHARTLLQEKDPCRAEPCDYHDILIFGVVTVVSGILGVVAGTEISKRYRKSNPRADPLVCGCAMMLSAPFLLLALTFGNISLVATNIFIFIGETLLSVNFTLISDIILKVVTPWRRSSALAVQMTIYHLLGDAGSPYLIGLISDTYERGYAKSPLLKYRSLEYALMTCTIMAVIGGAFFMATALYIERDEKEAEMESEPPSSSSSSLLPADEDRASD; this is translated from the coding sequence atggcctctccacaagacccattgctgaaggaggaggaagaagcaatggaggaccatagtgatatggatgtagaaaagggcgatatccctgagaggcagaacctgccatctctaagtgTGATGTCcgccgcacgttccatcatcaccgtagtgatcctcgcctttgttaatttgctcatctatgcaaatcgctccagcgtggcgggggtgctgccttatatacagaaagcatatgacaccaatgctagtctgtccggcttattgaatacattgttcattggaagctacgtgctggtcgcaccaattgccggatatttgggcgaccactgtaataagaaatatactgtttgcgcaggagtcatcgtttggctgagcatgacacttaccctgtcattcatccctgacgggtacttcctgctcttcctgctgacgagtggactggttggagccggagaggcgactttctgcaccatcgccccctccatcattgcagacctttttacaagtgaccagcggacccgcatgctgaacgtgttttactccgtcatacctgtaggctgcggactaggatacatcatcgggcccaaagtgactgatgcagcaaggggcgattggcactgggcatttcgggtcacccctggcctgggcctcatagctgtggctttgatgattttggtcacaaaggagcttccaagaacgactacaaacaggaagaagaacaacaaatcccagaaatttgccaaatgggcgacagatctgaaaaaactatttaaaaatcgaagcttcatgttaaccaccatgggatcgacggctgtatccttcatagtgggagccataggtgtatggggtccgtcatacctgacccacgcacgaacactcctacaagagaaggacccttgccgtgctgaaccgtgtgactatcacgacatcctaatatttggtgtggttacagtcgtttccggcattctgggagttgtagcagggacggagataagtaaaagatatcgcaaatccaacccacgggccgacccgcttgtgtgtggatgtgcgatgatgctctccgccccttttcttctgttggcattgacttttggcaacatcagcctcgttgccaccaacatcttcatcttcatcggagagacgcttctgtcagtaaatttcaccctcatatctgacattatactaaaagtagtaactccgtggaggagatcttcagccctggccgtgcagatgacaatctatcacctcctaggtgacgccggcagcccgtacctcatcggcctgatatctgacacctacgaacgaggatatgccaaatcccctcttctgaaataccgcagcctggagtatgccctcatgacctgcaccataatggcagtcatcggaggggccttcttcatggccacggccctatatatagagagggacgaaaaagaagcagagatggaatcagaacctccgtcatcctcctcctcctcactgcttcctgccgatgaggaccgcgcttcagactga